In the Colletotrichum lupini chromosome 4, complete sequence genome, CCCCGAGGCGTCGGTGCCGAACAAGACTGCTACGGAGGCTGGTTCGGCGGAAATAAGGGAGACCAGGCTGCCGAGAAGCTGAGACAGAACCTCCCGCGGGGTTCTGGGGCTGAGCAAGATCGCTACGAGGGCTGGTTTGGCGGCCACGAGCTTCCTTCTGTCGACAAGCTCGGCGAGAAGCTGCCACGTGTGTCTGGCGCCGAGCAAGATCGGTATGATCGCTGGTTCGGTGGTAACAAGGGACAGCCCGCCGGCACTTGGGTCAAGGAACACTTGCCCAGTGCCTCGGGCGCCGAGCAGGACCGGTACGCTGCGCACTGGGAGGGCGTTGTCGATCAGGTCACGGACAAGATCAAGGAGAAGCTGCCTTCTGCCTCCCAGATCAACGAGAAGCTGCCCAAGGGAACTGGCGCAGAACAGGATCAGTTTGGAAGTTGGTTCGGAGGCGACAAGTTGCCGTCTGCCTCGGACATCAAGGACAAGATCCCAAAGACGTCCGGTGCTGAGCAGGACCGCTTCGGCTGCTGGTTCGGCAGCGACAAGCTGCCCTCCGGATCAAAGGTCAACGAACACCTCCCCCACGCCTCGGGAGCTGAGCAAGACCGCTTCGGAGCCCACTTTGGCCGCAAGGCAGGTCCAGCTGCAGAGGGGATCTCAAGAAGACTGCCAAGAGTCTCCGGTGCCGAGCAGGATCGCTACGGCTCGCACTTCAGCCTCCACCCCAGTAACCCCGTCAATGCGGCTACGACATCAACCCTCGGCCTCGTACAAAACGCCTTACTCCCATCCTTTGGCCTCCACGCCGGCTTGAGCACCGTAGTCTACGCCGTCGCTCGGTACACCGACCGCGCAGACACGAAAGACTGGCTGTGGCCCTCTGGTCAAGTCGCCAACGCCTGGTGGACCGCCATCGGCGCCCGCGTAGCTCACGATGGTCTGTCCGTCCCCTCGGCATGGAACTCTCTCGGATACACCCAGAAGCTGCTCCTCACTGGTGTTAGCGCCTGGGGTGCCCGTCTATTCTACCGCATCGCCACCCGCAGCGTGAAGCGTGGCAAGGACGACGACCGCTACGTCGCgttgaagaagaaggacCCCAAGTTCTGGGACAAGGCCTTCTTCAGCATGTTCTTGCCCGAGGCTGCGCTGCAGACACTCATTGCTTTGCCATTTACGTTGCCTTTCAGTGCGCCGTTGACCTGCGCGCGGTCATCTGCTTTCACGGAGTTCCCCGAGACGTTCCATAGCTTGGCTGTCTTCCTCTTCACCGCTGGTCTTGCCCTAGAGACCATTGCGGATAGCCAGCTTGAGGAACACTCTAGCAAGAGCAAGGAGATCAACCGCGAGGGCGTCTGGAGCATTGTCCGCCACCCGAAGTAAGTAATCCATGGGTCTCAACTTCTCTCATTGAATTATGAAAGTTAACCAAGCATAGCTACCTTGGCGACGCCCTCGTCCACCTGTCCTTCCCTGTCCTCCTCTACAGCGCCGGTATGATGCACCCCCTCGCCGCCCTCGGCCCCATCGTCAACTACATTGTCCTCCGCTACCTCGGCGGCGATAAGGTCACTGAGGCCAGCCAGGAGGAGCGCTACGCCAAGGAGAACCCGCTCAAGTTCCAGCAGCTCCAGGAGTACAAGCGCGACAAGAACAGCTTCTGGCCCAGTCTTGGGGAGTACGATAACCAGTGGGTGTGGATTGTTGCTGCTACTGGCGCAGTTGGTGTCGCTGTTGAGCGAGGCCTTCTTGCTTACTTGAGGGGTTGAGTTTTATGAGAAGCACGTGTAAAACATAAATGTAGTGTAATACTCTGCGATTGATTGATAATCGCATCCAAAATTGAGGAAATCGTCAAATATCATCAAGATTACTACTTTCTCATCGACGACGAAGAGCATGATGGAATTCAATTCCACCCATTTTGATTGCGTCTATCGACGACCTTTGTTGACGGTAGAGGTTCCCTGCCATTACTACCAATATCATTACTTCATTATCATGAACATCCCAAGCCGGAATGCTCAACTATGTACACCATAAACATGCCTAGCCTCAAGGAGCCTGACATCTAACCCCCCACCCATCTCATCCTTACAACAAGTTCAAGTCGAGGACAATGCTCGGCGTGCCCTCGAAGCCCTGAGGCAGCGTGTATGTAAAGTTCCAAAACTCAAAGTCGCGGATGGGCGAGCTGGTGCCTCCCATGGACCCAGCAAACGACAGCGCGTACGTCTCGTTGACGTTGCCCGAGACATTCACAGACAGGCCCTGAACATCAGCCCAGCCGGTGATGGTGGGCTTCTTGATAAAGGTACCGACGACAAACGTAAAGATGGAGTCGGCGGTGCCGTTGGGGTAGCTCAGGCTCAGCTTGTTCGGCGCGACCTCGACGTCGAGCGACATCTCGGTGGGATGCAGCGAGATAAAGGCGATCTCGGCGCCCGTGTCCCACTGCACGACGGCCGGGTTGAAGGACGCCTGGTTGATGGAGGGCCCGCCGACGACGTTCTCCTTGAAGGATTCTGCGCCGATGGTGAGGTTTTCCGAGAGCCAGGTGCTGATGTTGCGGGGGACGAGGTCGTAGGGCGGGTAAAAGGTTGAGGCGGAGAAGGTGCGGTCTTCGCTGCCAAAGGTGGTGAGGTTCGCGACGAGGCCTTCGGGGAGGAGGCTTGCGTGGAAGTCGGCGAGGACGGCGAAGAGGGGGGCCCAGGCGTAGTCGGCGGCGTGGGACATGACTTGAGGCTATTCGGAGTTAGTATGCTGTTGTTCTACGAGTGCGCTCCTGGGGCCTTGGCCTGAGGAACCAATTCGAGGATAGACTTACAGCAGAGATGAGCGAAGAGTTCTCCTTGCCAATCAAGGTCCAGAACCAGAGCGCCATCAAGCTGACGTAGCGGTTCATGTCGTAGCCGTAGGCGCGGTCCCAGGGGCCGGCCATGTTCTTCATGCCCGGGTGCCAGAGCTGCGCGACGGCCTTCCACGTGTCGGCGAGCATCTGCGGGCCCTTTTGCGTCATGACCGAGTCCTCGGGGAGGTATTTGGACCAGAGGATCAGCCCGAAGAGGGAGACGCCCGTGTAGGTGCCCGAGTTGAACTCGGAGAGCGTGTTGGCGCGGTCAAAGAGATCGATGATCTCCTGGGCGTAGGACTCGCCCGAGGCCGTCATGTTGGCGTCGTTGAGGCGGCGGCCGGTGTAGCCTGAGACGAGGGCGCGCATGATGGCCTTGGTGGTGTTAGTGCCTGCATTACAGCTGTTGTTAAGAAGAAAGGAGCTTACGGGATTGCTGTAGGCTGGGTAGAGGTTGTCGTCGTCGACGCCGCCGACGCGGTACTCGTCTCCCTTTGTGGTGTTGTGCAGCGACTCGAGGATGAGATCCTGGGTGTCGTTGCTCAGCAGGTGGGGGAACTCCTCCAACGCCATGACGAGCGTCGTGCCGACGAAACCTCTCCAGTTGGGGTCCCACGAGTTGTAGATGCTGTCCTCGTAGTAAGGCGATCCCACGTACGGTTCCCCGTCGTACTTTTGGTAGTCTCCGTACCTTTGTGTTGAAAGCCAAGTCAGTCTCTTGCACCCGTCAACTCAAGTTTGAAGAAGCTCTCACCATTGCTCCGATACGTTCTTGAACTGCGCGCCAATGGTGTTCTTGATAATCTTCTCGGCCTCCGCGGCGTCGTCGCCGTCGTTGCGCGCAAGCAGACCCAGGGCGTACCAGACGGAGCTGCGCGTCTCGTGCCGCAGCGCGGACGCGGATCCAATGTCGTAGAGGTACCCCGCGGAACGGTCGTAGTACTGGTCCATCCACGTCATGGACTCAGTCAAGAGGCCTTGGGCGTTGGTGGAGAGATTGGCGACGTATGGCGACACCGCCATTGTTGAGCTGGCGAGGGCCAGGATGCCCATCGCCTTGAAGGTGGCTGCCATTGTGAAGAGAGGAGAGGACGAGAGGGACCAATTGACGAATGACAGAGGAGTTGGAAGCTCAACAGAGACCTGCGGTAGGGGACTCAATTGCGAACCCGGGGATGCGGTCTCAAGCTACCTTAATATACACCATCATATCGAATCtcgctctctctcactctctctCCGCGGCCAAGACCGCGGCCAAGAGTTGCCCATATCGCGCTGGGCCCCCGGAAGATCGTCGTCATTACACAGATACGGATACAAGCCGCGTGACCGGCGACGAACGGGCAGTGGGCGAGTACCAAGAGATGTCATGTTCAAGCAGGAAAACCCCTCCCCCGGGGTCCCGACCCGGGTGCGCAATCAATCAAGCAGGACAAGCTACTTTAGCGGCGGTGGCTGGGTGGGTTCCTCTCTCGACTTCGGGTCGGTGATGTTGGCCAGGTTAGGTAAGAATGCGGAGGTGATAACGAGGGTGGGAAGACATGGAGACCTTTGACAACCGTCCTCCTAGCTGTGGAAAAGGCGGGATGAGagtcgtactccgtacactaGTCTCTTAGAGAAAGAACATGAAGGATTCGAATTCGTAGACCTTGGCTCAATGGGACGTTGTAATTCCCAACGGCGGGAGAGACCCCCTGTAGCCGAGGAAAGGCAGCACGAAGAAGCATTTCGGGGCATCCCCGAGCGAAGAACAGGTGATTGCCCGGAAGGACAGTGGTATCACTGGGTTACGGGCATGAACCGGGGTCGTGGAAGAAGAAAGCCGGGGGAGATGCGAGATGCCCGGTTGGCTCTAACAAGGATCGTCCCTGACCGATGACTCGGCGCCCCCTGCTCGCCTCTTCTCCGCACTTTTGGCAGTCCAGAAGGGCAGAAAAGAAAGTGTTCAGACGGTGTGGTACGGTTTAAGGTCCGATGAACGGGGGAGCTTGGTCTCTTGGGAGAAGTTGGAGGACCCGGTCCGATGTTTACCGGGTGATCAACCATGGCTCTAATGCCCGTATCTTTGCACTAATCAACTCCTACGAATACTGGCAGAAGATCTGACTGGGACTATGATTTTATCTGCCCCATAGCTTTAAGATGGACCCGTGGTATCGGGTCGCGGCAAAGCACGGCTTGTTTCCGGGGGACACACGAAAAACTGTAAACACAATCGTTCTTCACTCTCAATTGATGGGGTAAAATCATCTGATGGGTCTGGCTGAAGCCAGAAGGACCCCATACGTACACTATCAATTGTGGACTAACGGCATTCTGGGGGCGAAAAACACCGTAAGAGTCCTACGGGTCTACATGGATATATGTTGACGATGTCGCCCACGCGTGACTATGGCACGCGAACACGATTTGTTGAGGTGTCCTGTCGACAATTGACAATTGAAGAGAACTTGCAATTGTGAACGAACATCACCTTTGGCAGAGTTCAAGAGAGACATCATGGCAGACGTCAAGACACCCACCGACATCTCGTCGAGTCCGAGGCGGAGCGTCGACGCTGCTCCGGAGAAGAACCTTTCCGCAGATGAGATCCGTTTGGCGCAGATGGGTGAGTTTTCTCAGCATCATATCCTGCAATCATCTACTAACACACGGACCAGGTCACACCCAAGAGCTCAAGCGCCATTTCGGCACTCTCAGTCTCATCGGCCTCGCCTCAACGACGACAATCTCGTGGACcggcctcggcctcggcctcATCACCGAGATCAACGCCGGTGGGCCCGGCGCCGTCATCTACGGCTTCATCCTAGTCACCCTGCTCCAATGCTTCCTCGGCGCGTCGCTGGCCGAGTTCGTCTCGTCGTATCCCACCGAAGGCGGCATGTACCACTGGATTGCTGCCGTCGCGCCGAGGAAGATGACGGGTGTCTTGAGCTTTTTCACAGGCTGGTTTAGCGTGCTTGGCTGTAAGTTGTCTCGCCTTTCAATCGCATGTTGGGATGGGGAGGCTGACAGGCGTTGACCTTAGGGATCTTCACGACTGCGTCAACGAACCTGATCTACGCTCAGGTTCTCATGGCCCTGATCGCGCTCTACCACGGAGACCTCGAGATCCAGGCGTGGCAGACGTTCATCGTCTACCAGGGGCTGAACCTCATCACCGCCGGGATCGTCATGTTTGGTAACAAGATCATTCCTGGACTGAACAAGTTCTCCCTCTTTTATCTGCAAATCGGCTGGTTCGTGGTTATGGTCACCGTGGCGGCGTGTGCCCCGACGCACCGCAACACCGAGTTCGTGTTCCGCACGTGGATCAATAACACTGGTTGGGAGAACCAGGTGGTCTGCTTCATCACTGGGCTAGTCAATCCTCTCTACAGTCTTGGTGGACTTGATGGAGTCACCCACATCACGGAGGAGATGCCCAACGTGAGTTTCTTCTTGTTCCTTCGTTTGCTCAGCTGACAGAGAGTGTGCTGACCCTTGCTTAGCCATCTCGCAATGCACCCCTGGCTATCGCCATCACGCTCTCCATCGCCTTCGTCACGGGTATCACCTACCTCATCACCCTTATGTTCTCCGTCCAGGACTTTGACGCCCTTTCTACGACCAACACCGGGCTTCCGCTGGCCGAGCTGTTCCGCCAAGTCACGCAGGGGGCTGGGGGAGCGTTTGGTCTAACCTTCATTCTGTTCGTCGCTCTGGGGCCCTGCGTCGTCAGCTCCCAATTGAGTACTGGCCGTGTCTTCTGGGCCTTCTCCCGTGATGGCGCGATGCCCTTCTCCCGGATGTAAGTTGAGCCTTACCCAACCACTGCACCAGTAAACCTAGTGATTCTGACATGTTCGTGATAGTTGGTCGAAGGTCCACCACAAGTGGCAGATCCCCTTGAACTCCCAGCTCGCCGTCACCGCAGCTGTCGCAGCTTTGGGATGTCTGTACCTGGGTTCTTCCACCGCATTCAACTCTCTTCTCGGTTCCGCCGTCACCATCAACAACATTTCCTACATGTTCCCCATCGTCACGAACCTCTTGACGCGCCGGAAGAACATGCACCGCGGCGTGTTCCACATGGGGCCAACGTGGGGCCCCATCGTCAACGGCGTCACCGTCTGCTGGCTGACGTTTGCCATTGTCTTCTTCTCTTTTCCGTACGTGATGCCCGTCGAGCCCGCCAACATGAATTACACCTGCGTTGTTGTTGGCGGACTTACGGTTCTGGTCGGCGCATGGTGGTTCAAGGCTGGCTCTAAGTATAGCGAGAAGATGCTTCAGGCGAAGGAGGAGTAATTAGATCCAAGTCACCGAAATTCTATCTTCCGGAGCCGTGGAGTGACTGAGAGTTTCCTCGTCTCTGTCGGACTCTCTTTAAAATGCGATGGGGTAAAGGAGAGGAGCACGTAGTATAGACAAGGTACACCAAACGTTTCCAGAGCCGGGTTAGGGTTACCGGATTTCAATAATTTGACCCTGCGGGCGTCACGTTAATGCATGCAACTATCGCGTAAACTCACGGTCCCACAAAGCTCAAAGACCAGAACCATGAGGTACCACTGCACTGTTCTTAGTTTGCATGGATGAGGTAAGGAATTTAGTGTTCGAGGTTGATGCCACCCAGCTACCGGATCCTCGGGTTGCACCACGTGGGGTTGACGGGTCCAGAGgacgcccccccccccttttttttttgcaaCGTGCTACCGGTCAAGTCGGAGAGCGAACACCGGAGGACAAGAGAAAGTCGGCGACGTCGACGGGTAGAATTGCCGGTGTGATTTGTGAAGCTTGGGCTGTTCGCTATAGGTATAGTTGCGTTGACTGCATGTGGTGTAGGAGCTGGTTGGCTATCATCTGAGGATTCATATACCCCCATTCACCATCGCGTTCCACATTCACTGATTACCTGAGCGATAACAGCCTTAAGAAATATCAAAACTCACGGTTCCTTTGTCATTATCGTTGCTATCCTTCTATTCTAAATCAAGTTGTTCAAGACTACAACCGACACAATGAGGCTCATCATCAGGCCTGATAGCGCATCAGCATCTGCCCATGTTGCACACTACATCCTCGGTATGACCTCTGCATTGATTGGGGCTTTGGAGATGATAATCCGAAAGAGTCCTGACACCTCTTAGATCGCATCAGAACCTTCGAGCCAACGCCAGAGAAGCCATTCGTTCTCGGTCTGCCTACGGGCAGCAGTCCGATCCAGATCTATGAGATCCTAGTTGCAGAGCACAAGGCCGGCCGTATTTCCTTTCAAGATGTCATAACATTCAACATGGTTAGTCCTCTTTTTGTCAATCCACCAAAGTTTTAATGCCGCCGTCTTACACAATGATCAAAGGACGAGTACGTCGGCCTGCCACAGACGCATCCCGAGTCATACCACAGCTTCATGTTCCGCCACTTCTTCTCACATGTCGACATCAAGCCCGAAAATGTCCACATTCTCGACGGCAACGCGCCTGACTTGGATGCCGAGTGCGCCTCTTATGAAGAAAATATCAGAGCTGCCGGCGGCATTGACCTCTTCCTCGGTGGTGTCGGTCCAGACGGCCACATCGCTTTTAATGAGCCTGGATCAAGTCTGGCGTCTCGGACGAGGGTGAAGACCTTGGCGATGGATACTATTCGGGCGAATGCTCGATTCTTTGGCGGCGATTTGAACAAGGTCCCGCAGATGGCTTTGACTGTTGGTGTTCAGACAGTAATGGAGGTGTGCATTTGCTCCTTTCCAACCACAGCCTCCCTCTTTTTGGGGAAGATGAGACACTTGTGACTGCAGAGAACACGCTTGCTGACGACTTTGCACAGGCCAGAGAGGTGGTCATCATTGTCAACGGAGCGAGCAAATCGATTGCTCTCCAGAAAGCGATTGAGGGTGGGGTGAATCACATGTGGACACTGTCGTGTTTACAACTACACCCCTATTCCATGATCGTTGCAGATGAGGACGCAACATTAGAGTTGCAGGTCAAGACTGTGAAGGTATGGATCTTAAACATTAGAGCTGTTTGTGTTGATGTTTTGCTGATTTGTACACCTCCCTAGTACTTCAAGAGCATTGAAAAGGTTGGCCTTGGAAAAGGTTTCGAGCAGAAGCTGCCTTTGAGACTTAGAACGACGTCACTTGTCAGCCCTCCTCAGACGCCCCGGACACCGTCTAACACAAAGCCGACATTTGACGAGGATCACTTGGTGGAGTTGACGCCAGACAGCATGTCTTCTCGTATTGCTTCATGGCCTGTCATCTAGTTGACGATGATGCTTCGCGCGGGGTTATGCATGCAGATTGGGAGTGGATGGGCATTTGTCATTTGAACACCCATAGTTTAGAGTGCAGACAATACCAAAGTCAATCAGTCAATGAAGTAACAGTTCAATAAAACCTTCATCACGACGTAAGTGAGCCACTCCAGGATGATTGAATGAGTGAATGAATTCAAAGGCTATCCTCCCTGGTTCTCGTACGACCAAAGCTCATATCCTGCTTGCAGACTCGATTGGTCAAAGATATACCATGAATTATCCAAGTTCCGTATCTCTTGCTCGAACACCTCGGCGTCTCCAGAAGCGGGCGTATGAAGGCCCTGAAGTTTCTGTTCCAGTCGTGTCGCTAAAATGCCTCGCAAGCTGGGCTTCGGCTCGTGCATTTCCTTCAGCTTTTGGAGATGAACTCCAACGTTCTCAAGATCTAAAAAGTATCATCAGATAAGTTATGGACCCTTACATCAGTCACGAAGTGGGCATCGACTTACCGTCTGGTTCTCCTACTCCACCGTCTACACCTTGAAGTACGATGAGAGCAGCCCAGGTGATCATGACGAGATCCCAATTCGACCATATCGAAGCATCTAGAATTTGAAGCTTGACCGCCGCTCTTGCTGACACAAGCAGCTCATGCTGCTCTTTCGGCGTCGTGTTCGAAAACAGGTTGCATCCTCGGGCAGGGTGGTAGATGGATAGCACGAGAAGCCTGTGCAGGATATACTGCCGGAATACCAGCTTCTTCTCGTGCTCCGACTCAAAGTCCTTGTCGCTGAACTCAACGAGCCAGTCGTCTAGCTGCCTTGCCCAGTCGCGAATGACAGCGCCGTCGACGCCGCTAAATTGGACGGAAGATATCTGTAATACGCTAGG is a window encoding:
- a CDS encoding amino acid permease, which encodes MADVKTPTDISSSPRRSVDAAPEKNLSADEIRLAQMGHTQELKRHFGTLSLIGLASTTTISWTGLGLGLITEINAGGPGAVIYGFILVTLLQCFLGASLAEFVSSYPTEGGMYHWIAAVAPRKMTGVLSFFTGWFSVLGWIFTTASTNLIYAQVLMALIALYHGDLEIQAWQTFIVYQGLNLITAGIVMFGNKIIPGLNKFSLFYLQIGWFVVMVTVAACAPTHRNTEFVFRTWINNTGWENQVVCFITGLVNPLYSLGGLDGVTHITEEMPNPSRNAPLAIAITLSIAFVTGITYLITLMFSVQDFDALSTTNTGLPLAELFRQVTQGAGGAFGLTFILFVALGPCVVSSQLSTGRVFWAFSRDGAMPFSRIWSKVHHKWQIPLNSQLAVTAAVAALGCLYLGSSTAFNSLLGSAVTINNISYMFPIVTNLLTRRKNMHRGVFHMGPTWGPIVNGVTVCWLTFAIVFFSFPYVMPVEPANMNYTCVVVGGLTVLVGAWWFKAGSKYSEKMLQAKEE
- a CDS encoding glucosamine-6-phosphate isomerase; this translates as MRLIIRPDSASASAHVAHYILDRIRTFEPTPEKPFVLGLPTGSSPIQIYEILVAEHKAGRISFQDVITFNMDEYVGLPQTHPESYHSFMFRHFFSHVDIKPENVHILDGNAPDLDAECASYEENIRAAGGIDLFLGGVGPDGHIAFNEPGSSLASRTRVKTLAMDTIRANARFFGGDLNKVPQMALTAREVVIIVNGASKSIALQKAIEGGVNHMWTLSCLQLHPYSMIVADEDATLELQVKTVKYFKSIEKVGLGKGFEQKLPLRLRTTSLVSPPQTPRTPSNTKPTFDEDHLVELTPDSMSSRIASWPVI